A single genomic interval of Ovis aries strain OAR_USU_Benz2616 breed Rambouillet chromosome 9, ARS-UI_Ramb_v3.0, whole genome shotgun sequence harbors:
- the RECQL4 gene encoding ATP-dependent DNA helicase Q4 isoform X1 — MERLRDVRERLQAWERAFRRQSGRRPSKEDVEAAPEETRALYREYRSLKKALGQAGGVEPHSSGQSLPAAAEQMLEPSCWGNHLNRAATQSPHPPSRWSPQESAQDYGKRLKANLKGSLQARSTLGRIPRLAQRSSSKIPSPEPPGAAAAPISPENVNQVLPQPPRPQLRPGRLQQLRASLSLRLSSLDPEWLQRCHNRTPDFLEVSRTCQPGLGAEDSQLLTPAVASVLSLSAGPEVPLQGPEAPALPAAGVSAGKCQPGDRQGKKRRQSGELEGSLAQTQQGTDQAGPMPEGAGAAGPAEDCTEQPVKTQPPGRTPASRSVQDRGNYVRLNMKQRRYVRGRALRGRLLRKQAWKQKWQKKEECFGGGQPRGPAQDSCSQHGQLSHWASRCSQPEPLLAPQKEDVKVDGAQTQPTLQEASLRTGAACCQLSAGEEDAEPGAPELLVPTGPSVSRMPCPPLSVPPLYPPGPSGQVADTPAEVFQALEQLGHHAFYPGQEPVIMRILSGMSTLLVLPTGAGKSLCYQLPALLYFRRSPCLTLVISPLMSLMDDQLSGLPPGLKGACIHSGMTKKQRDSALQKARAARVQVLMLSPEAVVGPRAGTLLSQLPPVAFACLDEAHCLSQWSHNFRPCYLRVCQTLRDQMGVHCFLGLTATATRSTALDVAWHLGVTEESVLRGPATIPANLHLSVSSDRDPDQALVTLLQSDRFRALDSIIIYCHRREDTERVAALLRTCLCEARDPGPHGRALEAVAEAYHAGLCSQDRRRVQRAFMEGRLRVVVATVAFGMGLDRPDVRAVLHLGLPPSFENYVQAVGRAGRDGQPAHCHLFLRPQGQDLRELRRHVHANAVDFFTVKRLVQRVFPPCSCARQPPEQEGGRSKEECLAGAPVAASAQDPGQPSVPHTPRCPGHERVLPVQPTVQALDMPEEGEEQGHARRGWGSHRPRVSSAFPAAIETLLCYLELHPRRWLKLVAPTYARCHLRWPGGPTQLQALARRCPPLALCLAQQHPDTKGGCSSVELDLVKLADSMGWELGPVRRALLQLQWEPEPKTGVPRVTGVLVEFREMAFHLYSPGDLTAQERDQICDFLHSRVQAREQEALAHLHHTFRAFHSMAFPSCGPCLEQPDWERSSRLKALLSHYFEESEQPGGLETEDDPELGQDRLQDWEDQIRRDIRQLLSSWPEQRFSGRAVARIFHGIGSPCYPAQVFGRDRRFWRKYLHLSFPALMHLATQELLLWGR; from the exons ATGGAGCGGCTGCGGGACGTGCGGGAGCGGCTGCAGGCGTGGGAGCGCGCGTTTCGGCGGCAGAGCGGGCGGCGGCCGAGCAAG GAAGACGTGGAAGCGGCGCCCGAGGAGACCCGCG CGCTGTACCGAGAGTACCGCTCCCTGAAGAAAGCACTGGGCCAGGCCGGCGGCGTCGAGCCTCACAGCTCGGGGCAATCGCTTCCCGCCGCTGCCGAGCAG ATGTTGGAACCCAGTTGCTGGGGGAACCACTTGAATCGGGCTGCGACCCAGAGTCCCCATCCTCCCTCAAGGTGGAGCCCTCAGGAGTCTGCGCAGGACTATGGGAAGAGGCTTAAGGCCAACTTAAAGGGCAGTCTGCAG GCTAGGTCAACCCTGGGCCGGATACCCCGGCTTGCACAAAGATCCTCCTCCAAGATCCCTTCACCGGAGCCACCAGGCGCAGCAGCTGCCCCCATCTCTCCAGAAAATGTCAATCAGGTGCTCCCTCAGCCTCCCAGGCCCCAGCTGAGGCCAGGCCGGCTCCAGCAGCTGAGGGCATCCCTGAGCCTGCGACTGAGCTCCCTCGACCCTGAGTGGCTGCAGCGGTGTCACAACAGGACCCCAGATTTTCTGGAGGTTTCCAGGACCTGCCAGCCTGGCCTGGGTGCGGAGGATTCACAGCTTCTGACTCCAGCTGTTGCATCTGTCCTTAGCCTCAGCGCTGGTCCTGAGGTACCTTTGCAGGGCCCAGAGGCTCCAGCCCTACCAGCAGCTGGTGTCAGTGCAGGGAAGTGTCAGCCTGGTGACCGTCAAGGCAAGAAGCGGAGACAGAGTGGGGAGCTGGAGGGAAGCCTTGCACAGACCCAGCAGGGCACCGACCAAGCAGGACCCATGCCTGAGGGAGCTGGGGCTGCAGGGCCTGCAGAAGACTGTACAGAGCAGCCTGTGAAGACACAGCCCCCAGGCAGGACCCCAGCCTCCAG ATCTGTCCAGGACAGGGGGAACTATGTGCGGCTCAACATGAAGCAGCGACGCTATGTGCGGGGCCGGGCCCTGCGGGGCAGGCTCCTTCGCAAGCAG GCATGGAAGCAGAAGTGGCAGAAAAAAGAGGAGTGTTTTGGGGGTGGTCAGCCCAGAGGTCCAGCTCAGGATTCTTGCTCCCAGCATGGGCAGCTCAGCCACTGGGCGTCCCGATGCTCTCAGCCCG AACCTCTCCTGGCACCTCAGAAGGAGGATGTCAAGGTGGATGGTGCACAGACCCAGCCCACATTACAGGAAGCATCCCTGAGGACAGGTGCAGCCTGCTGCCAACTCTCTG CAGGTGAAGAAGACGCTGAGCCTGGGGCACCTGAGCTGTTGGTGCCCACGGGGCCATCTGTGTCCAGGATGCCCTGTCCACCTCTTTCCGTGCCTCCACTCTACCCACCGGGGCCCTCGGGTCAGGTGGCAG ACACGCCGGCTGAGGTGTTTCAGGCCCTGGAGCAACTGGGGCACCACGCCTTCTACCCCGGGCAGGAGCCTGTGATCATGCGGATCCTGTCTG GTATGTCCACCCTGCTGGTGCTGCCCACGGGGGCTGGCAAGTCCCTGTGCTACCAGCTCCCAGCGCTGCTCTACTTCCGGCGAAGCCCCTGCCTCACCCTGGTCATCTCTCCTCTCATGTCACTCATGGATGACCAG CTCTCTGGCCTGCCCCCTGGCTTGAAGGGGGCCTGCATTCACTCGGGGATGACCAAGAAGCAGCGGGACTCTGCCCTGCAGAAG GCTCGTGCGGCCCGCGTGCAGGTGCTGATGCTGTCCCCAGAGGCAGTGGTTGGGCCCAGGGCCGGCACCCTCCTCTCTCAGCTGCCGCCGGTCGCCTTTGCCTGCCTCGATGAGGCCCACTGCCTCTCTCAGTGGTCCCACAACTTCCGGCCCTGTTACTTGCGTGTCTGTCAG ACGCTGCGGGACCAGATGGGCGTCCACTGCTTCCTGGGCCTTACAGCCACAGCCACACGCAGCACTGCCCTCGACGTGGCCTGGCACCTGGGCGTGACCGAGGAGTCTGTGCTCAGAGGGCCAGCTACCATTCCTGCCAACCTGCACCTCTCTGTGTCCTCAGACAGGGACCCGGACCAG GCGCTGGTGACTCTGCTGCAGAGTGACCGTTTCCGGGCTCTGGACTCCATCATCATCTACTGCCACAGGCGAGAGGACACAGAGCGTGTCGCCGCCCTGCTGCGCACCTGCCTGTGCGAGGCCCGGGATCCGGGGCCCCATG GCAGAGCGCTGGAGGCCGTGGCCGAGGCCTACCATGCTGGCCTGTGCAGCCAAGATCGGCGACGGGTGCAGCGGGCCTTCATGGAGGGCCGGCTGCGCGTGGTGGTGGCCACAGTGGCCTTCGGGATGGGGCTGGACCGGCCGGACGTGCGGGCTGTGTTGCACCTGGGCCTGCCCCCCAGCTTTGAGAACTACGTGCAGGCGGTGGGCCGCGCAGGGCGTGACGGGCAGCCGGCACACTGCCACCTCTTCCTCCGGCCTCAG GGCCAGGACCTGCGGGAGCTACGCAGACACGTACACGCCAACGCCGTGGATTTCTTCACTGTGAAGAGGCTTGTGCAGcgtgtgttccctccctgctcttGTGCCCGGCAGCCCCCAGAGCAGGAGGGTGGCAGGAGCAAGGAAGAGTGCTTGGCCGGGGCCCCTGTAGCTGCGAGTGCCCAGGATCCTGGCCAGCCCAGCGTCCCACACACACCCCGGTGCCCAGGCCATGAGCGGGTGCTCCCAGTGCAGCCAACCGTGCAGGCCCTGGATATGCCGGAGGAGGGTGAGGAGCAGGGGCATGCGCGGCGGGGCTGGGGGTCCCACAGGCCCCGAGTGAGCTCTGCTTTTCCCGCAGCCATAGAGACGCTGCTGTGCTACCTGGAGCTGCACCCACGGCGCTGGCTGAAGCTGGTGGCACCCACCTATGCCCGCTGCCACCTGCGCTGGCCCGGGGGGCCCACCCAGCTCCAGGCCCTGGCCCGCAG GTGCCCCCCACTGGCTCTGTGCTTGGCCCAGCAGCACCCCGACACGAAGGGGGgatgcagttctgtggagttggATCTGGTCAAGCTGGCGGACTCTatgggctgggagctgggcccTGTGCGGCGAGCTCTCCTCCAGCTGCAGTGGGAACCAGAGCCCAAGACAG GTGTGCCCCGGGTCACTGGGGTGCTGGTGGAGTTCAGAGAGATGGCCTTCCACCTGTACAGCCCGGGGGACCTGACGGCCCAGGAGAGGGACCAGATCTGCGACTTCCTACACAGCCGTGTGCAGGCCCGAGAACAAGAGGCCCTGGCCCACCTGCACCACACCTTCCGGGCTTTTCACAG CATGGCCTTCCCCAGCTGTGGGCCATGCCTGGAACAGCCCGACTGGGAGCGCAGCAGCAGGCTCAAGGCCTTGCTCAGTCACTACTTTGAAGAGTCAGAACAGCCAGGGGgcctggagacagaggatgaCCCCGAGCTGGGACAGGACAGG CTCCAGGACTGGGAAGACCAGATCCGCCGAGACATACGCCAGCTCCTGTCCTCCTGGCCAGAGCAGCGGTTCTCAGGCAGGGCTGTGGCCCGCATCTTCCACGGCATCG GGAGCCCCTGCTATCCGGCCCAGGTGTTTGGGCGGGACCGGCGCTTCTGGAGGAAGTACCTGCACCTGAGCTTCCCTGCCCTCATGCACCTGGCCACGCAGGAGCTCCTGCTGTGGGGCCGCTGA
- the RECQL4 gene encoding ATP-dependent DNA helicase Q4 isoform X2, translating to MERLRDVRERLQAWERAFRRQSGRRPSKEDVEAAPEETRALYREYRSLKKALGQAGGVEPHSSGQSLPAAAEQMLEPSCWGNHLNRAATQSPHPPSRWSPQESAQDYGKRLKANLKGSLQARSTLGRIPRLAQRSSSKIPSPEPPGAAAAPISPENVNQVLPQPPRPQLRPGRLQQLRASLSLRLSSLDPEWLQRCHNRTPDFLEVSRTCQPGLGAEDSQLLTPAVASVLSLSAGPEVPLQGPEAPALPAAGVSAGKCQPGDRQGKKRRQSGELEGSLAQTQQGTDQAGPMPEGAGAAGPAEDCTEQPVKTQPPGRTPASRSVQDRGNYVRLNMKQRRYVRGRALRGRLLRKQAWKQKWQKKEECFGGGQPRGPAQDSCSQHGQLSHWASRCSQPEPLLAPQKEDVKVDGAQTQPTLQEASLRTGAACCQLSAGEEDAEPGAPELLVPTGPSVSRMPCPPLSVPPLYPPGPSGQVADTPAEVFQALEQLGHHAFYPGQEPVIMRILSGMSTLLVLPTGAGKSLCYQLPALLYFRRSPCLTLVISPLMSLMDDQLSGLPPGLKGACIHSGMTKKQRDSALQKARAARVQVLMLSPEAVVGPRAGTLLSQLPPVAFACLDEAHCLSQWSHNFRPCYLRVCQTLRDQMGVHCFLGLTATATRSTALDVAWHLGVTEESVLRGPATIPANLHLSVSSDRDPDQALVTLLQSDRFRALDSIIIYCHRREDTERVAALLRTCLCEARDPGPHGRALEAVAEAYHAGLCSQDRRRVQRAFMEGRLRVVVATVAFGMGLDRPDVRAVLHLGLPPSFENYVQAVGRAGRDGQPAHCHLFLRPQGQDLRELRRHVHANAVDFFTVKRLVQRVFPPCSCARQPPEQEGGRSKEECLAGAPVAASAQDPGQPSVPHTPRCPGHERVLPVQPTVQALDMPEEAIETLLCYLELHPRRWLKLVAPTYARCHLRWPGGPTQLQALARRCPPLALCLAQQHPDTKGGCSSVELDLVKLADSMGWELGPVRRALLQLQWEPEPKTGVPRVTGVLVEFREMAFHLYSPGDLTAQERDQICDFLHSRVQAREQEALAHLHHTFRAFHSMAFPSCGPCLEQPDWERSSRLKALLSHYFEESEQPGGLETEDDPELGQDRLQDWEDQIRRDIRQLLSSWPEQRFSGRAVARIFHGIGSPCYPAQVFGRDRRFWRKYLHLSFPALMHLATQELLLWGR from the exons ATGGAGCGGCTGCGGGACGTGCGGGAGCGGCTGCAGGCGTGGGAGCGCGCGTTTCGGCGGCAGAGCGGGCGGCGGCCGAGCAAG GAAGACGTGGAAGCGGCGCCCGAGGAGACCCGCG CGCTGTACCGAGAGTACCGCTCCCTGAAGAAAGCACTGGGCCAGGCCGGCGGCGTCGAGCCTCACAGCTCGGGGCAATCGCTTCCCGCCGCTGCCGAGCAG ATGTTGGAACCCAGTTGCTGGGGGAACCACTTGAATCGGGCTGCGACCCAGAGTCCCCATCCTCCCTCAAGGTGGAGCCCTCAGGAGTCTGCGCAGGACTATGGGAAGAGGCTTAAGGCCAACTTAAAGGGCAGTCTGCAG GCTAGGTCAACCCTGGGCCGGATACCCCGGCTTGCACAAAGATCCTCCTCCAAGATCCCTTCACCGGAGCCACCAGGCGCAGCAGCTGCCCCCATCTCTCCAGAAAATGTCAATCAGGTGCTCCCTCAGCCTCCCAGGCCCCAGCTGAGGCCAGGCCGGCTCCAGCAGCTGAGGGCATCCCTGAGCCTGCGACTGAGCTCCCTCGACCCTGAGTGGCTGCAGCGGTGTCACAACAGGACCCCAGATTTTCTGGAGGTTTCCAGGACCTGCCAGCCTGGCCTGGGTGCGGAGGATTCACAGCTTCTGACTCCAGCTGTTGCATCTGTCCTTAGCCTCAGCGCTGGTCCTGAGGTACCTTTGCAGGGCCCAGAGGCTCCAGCCCTACCAGCAGCTGGTGTCAGTGCAGGGAAGTGTCAGCCTGGTGACCGTCAAGGCAAGAAGCGGAGACAGAGTGGGGAGCTGGAGGGAAGCCTTGCACAGACCCAGCAGGGCACCGACCAAGCAGGACCCATGCCTGAGGGAGCTGGGGCTGCAGGGCCTGCAGAAGACTGTACAGAGCAGCCTGTGAAGACACAGCCCCCAGGCAGGACCCCAGCCTCCAG ATCTGTCCAGGACAGGGGGAACTATGTGCGGCTCAACATGAAGCAGCGACGCTATGTGCGGGGCCGGGCCCTGCGGGGCAGGCTCCTTCGCAAGCAG GCATGGAAGCAGAAGTGGCAGAAAAAAGAGGAGTGTTTTGGGGGTGGTCAGCCCAGAGGTCCAGCTCAGGATTCTTGCTCCCAGCATGGGCAGCTCAGCCACTGGGCGTCCCGATGCTCTCAGCCCG AACCTCTCCTGGCACCTCAGAAGGAGGATGTCAAGGTGGATGGTGCACAGACCCAGCCCACATTACAGGAAGCATCCCTGAGGACAGGTGCAGCCTGCTGCCAACTCTCTG CAGGTGAAGAAGACGCTGAGCCTGGGGCACCTGAGCTGTTGGTGCCCACGGGGCCATCTGTGTCCAGGATGCCCTGTCCACCTCTTTCCGTGCCTCCACTCTACCCACCGGGGCCCTCGGGTCAGGTGGCAG ACACGCCGGCTGAGGTGTTTCAGGCCCTGGAGCAACTGGGGCACCACGCCTTCTACCCCGGGCAGGAGCCTGTGATCATGCGGATCCTGTCTG GTATGTCCACCCTGCTGGTGCTGCCCACGGGGGCTGGCAAGTCCCTGTGCTACCAGCTCCCAGCGCTGCTCTACTTCCGGCGAAGCCCCTGCCTCACCCTGGTCATCTCTCCTCTCATGTCACTCATGGATGACCAG CTCTCTGGCCTGCCCCCTGGCTTGAAGGGGGCCTGCATTCACTCGGGGATGACCAAGAAGCAGCGGGACTCTGCCCTGCAGAAG GCTCGTGCGGCCCGCGTGCAGGTGCTGATGCTGTCCCCAGAGGCAGTGGTTGGGCCCAGGGCCGGCACCCTCCTCTCTCAGCTGCCGCCGGTCGCCTTTGCCTGCCTCGATGAGGCCCACTGCCTCTCTCAGTGGTCCCACAACTTCCGGCCCTGTTACTTGCGTGTCTGTCAG ACGCTGCGGGACCAGATGGGCGTCCACTGCTTCCTGGGCCTTACAGCCACAGCCACACGCAGCACTGCCCTCGACGTGGCCTGGCACCTGGGCGTGACCGAGGAGTCTGTGCTCAGAGGGCCAGCTACCATTCCTGCCAACCTGCACCTCTCTGTGTCCTCAGACAGGGACCCGGACCAG GCGCTGGTGACTCTGCTGCAGAGTGACCGTTTCCGGGCTCTGGACTCCATCATCATCTACTGCCACAGGCGAGAGGACACAGAGCGTGTCGCCGCCCTGCTGCGCACCTGCCTGTGCGAGGCCCGGGATCCGGGGCCCCATG GCAGAGCGCTGGAGGCCGTGGCCGAGGCCTACCATGCTGGCCTGTGCAGCCAAGATCGGCGACGGGTGCAGCGGGCCTTCATGGAGGGCCGGCTGCGCGTGGTGGTGGCCACAGTGGCCTTCGGGATGGGGCTGGACCGGCCGGACGTGCGGGCTGTGTTGCACCTGGGCCTGCCCCCCAGCTTTGAGAACTACGTGCAGGCGGTGGGCCGCGCAGGGCGTGACGGGCAGCCGGCACACTGCCACCTCTTCCTCCGGCCTCAG GGCCAGGACCTGCGGGAGCTACGCAGACACGTACACGCCAACGCCGTGGATTTCTTCACTGTGAAGAGGCTTGTGCAGcgtgtgttccctccctgctcttGTGCCCGGCAGCCCCCAGAGCAGGAGGGTGGCAGGAGCAAGGAAGAGTGCTTGGCCGGGGCCCCTGTAGCTGCGAGTGCCCAGGATCCTGGCCAGCCCAGCGTCCCACACACACCCCGGTGCCCAGGCCATGAGCGGGTGCTCCCAGTGCAGCCAACCGTGCAGGCCCTGGATATGCCGGAGGAGG CCATAGAGACGCTGCTGTGCTACCTGGAGCTGCACCCACGGCGCTGGCTGAAGCTGGTGGCACCCACCTATGCCCGCTGCCACCTGCGCTGGCCCGGGGGGCCCACCCAGCTCCAGGCCCTGGCCCGCAG GTGCCCCCCACTGGCTCTGTGCTTGGCCCAGCAGCACCCCGACACGAAGGGGGgatgcagttctgtggagttggATCTGGTCAAGCTGGCGGACTCTatgggctgggagctgggcccTGTGCGGCGAGCTCTCCTCCAGCTGCAGTGGGAACCAGAGCCCAAGACAG GTGTGCCCCGGGTCACTGGGGTGCTGGTGGAGTTCAGAGAGATGGCCTTCCACCTGTACAGCCCGGGGGACCTGACGGCCCAGGAGAGGGACCAGATCTGCGACTTCCTACACAGCCGTGTGCAGGCCCGAGAACAAGAGGCCCTGGCCCACCTGCACCACACCTTCCGGGCTTTTCACAG CATGGCCTTCCCCAGCTGTGGGCCATGCCTGGAACAGCCCGACTGGGAGCGCAGCAGCAGGCTCAAGGCCTTGCTCAGTCACTACTTTGAAGAGTCAGAACAGCCAGGGGgcctggagacagaggatgaCCCCGAGCTGGGACAGGACAGG CTCCAGGACTGGGAAGACCAGATCCGCCGAGACATACGCCAGCTCCTGTCCTCCTGGCCAGAGCAGCGGTTCTCAGGCAGGGCTGTGGCCCGCATCTTCCACGGCATCG GGAGCCCCTGCTATCCGGCCCAGGTGTTTGGGCGGGACCGGCGCTTCTGGAGGAAGTACCTGCACCTGAGCTTCCCTGCCCTCATGCACCTGGCCACGCAGGAGCTCCTGCTGTGGGGCCGCTGA